A single genomic interval of Oenanthe melanoleuca isolate GR-GAL-2019-014 chromosome 13, OMel1.0, whole genome shotgun sequence harbors:
- the SLC23A1 gene encoding solute carrier family 23 member 1 isoform X1: protein MGTRSGELAQPQNGNLALAPAGSPHTPGKELPAAGGQDPGAGTRPPRPEVDMLYRIEDVPPWYLCILLGFQHYLTCFSGTIAVPFLLAESLCVGKDQLTVSYLIGTIFTCVGITTLIQTTVGIRLPLFQASALAFLVPAKSILALEKWRCPPEEEIYGNWSLPLNTSHIWQPRMREIQGAIMVSSLVEVVIGLLGLPGALLSYIGPLTVTPTVSLIGLSVFQAAGDRAGSHWGISVLTIFLIVLFAQYLRQVAIYVPGYRRGHGFVLLRVQIFKMFPIILAIMLVWLICYVLTRTGVFPSRPEEYGYKARTDARGEILSVAPWFRVPYPCQWGLPTVTSAAVLGMFSATLAGIIESIGDYYSCARLAGAPPPPVHAINRGIFIEGISCIIAGLLGTGNGSTSSSPNIGVLGITKVGSRRVIQYGAGIMLLLGTIGKFTALFASLPDPVLGGMFCTLFGMITAVGLSNLQFVDMNSSRNLFVLGFAMFFGLTLPNYLDSHPGAINTGVPELDQILTVLLTTEMFVGGTIAFVLDNTIPGTQEERGLVQWKAGAHSDSSSSASLRSYDFPVGMGAVRRSRWLRSVPICPVFTGFRARPGGSGTAAAAGPAGADGGSVCTKV from the exons AATGGGAACTTGGCTCTGGCCCCCGCGGGCTCCCCGCACAcccctgggaaggagctgcctgcGGCGGGCGGG caggACCCCGGGGCGGGCACCAGGCCCCCCCGGCCGGAGGTGGACATGCTCTACAGGATCGAGGACGTGCCCCCCTGGTACCTCTGCATCCTGCTCGGCTTCCAG CACTACCTGACCTGCTTCAGTGGCACCATCGCCGTCCCCTTCCTTCTGGCCGAGAGCCTGTGCGTGGGCAAGGACCAGCTCACCGTCAGCTACCTCATCGGCACCATCTTCACCTGCGTGGGCATCACCACCCTCATCCAGACCACCGTGGGCATCAG GCTGCCCCTCTTCCAGGCGAGCGCGCTGGCCTTCCTTGTCCCCGCCAAGTCCATCCTGGCGCTGGAGAAGTGGCGATGCCCACCTGAAG AGGAGATCTACGGCAACTGGTCACTGCCCCTCAACACGTCCCACATCTGGCAGCCCCGCATGCGAGAG ATCCAGGGGGCCATCATGGTGTCCAGCCTGGTGGAAGTGGTCATCgggctgctggggctccccGGGGCGCTGCTCAGCTACATCGGGCCGCTGACCGTCACCCCCACCGTGTCCCTCATCGGACTCTCCGTTTTCCAGGCGGCTGGAGACCGGGCTGGCTCCCACTGGGGCATCTCTGTGCT GACCATCTTCCTGATTGTCCTGTTTGCCCAATACCTGCGGCAGGTCGCCATCTACGTGCCCGGCTACCGGCGGGGCCACGGCTTTGTCCTGCTCCGCGTCCAGATCTTCAAGATGTTCCCG ATCATCCTGGCCATCATGCTGGTGTGGCTCATCTGCTACGTGCTGACCCGCACCGGAGTGTTCCCCAGCCGGCCCGAGGAGTACGGCTACAAGGCCAGGACCGACGCCCGCGGGGAGATCCTGTCCGTGGCACCCTGGTTCCGCGTCCCCTACCCCT GCCAGTGGGGGCTGCCCACGGTGACCTCAGCAGCCGTGCTGGGCATGTTCAGCGCCACGCTGGCGGGCATCATCGAGTCCATCGGGGACTACTACTCCTGTGCCCGGCTGGCAGgagcgccgccgccccccgtGCACGCCATTAACAG GGGTATTTTCATCGAGGGCATCTCCTGCATCATCGCGGGGCTCCTGGGAACCGGCAATGGCTCCACGTCCTCCAGCCCCAACATCGGCGTCCTGGGCATCACCAAG gtggggagcaggagggtgaTCCAGTACGGCGCCGGGatcatgctgctgctgggcaccaTCGGCAAATTCACGGCGCTCTTCGCCTCCCTGCCCGACCCCGTGCTCGGCGGGATGTTCTGCACCTTATTCG GAATGATCACGGCCGTCGGCCTCTCCAACCTGCAGTTCGTCGACATGAACTCCTCCCGAAACCTCTTCGTGCTGGGCTTTGCCATGTTTTTCGGGCTGACGCTGCCGAACTACCTGGATTCCCACCCCGGGGCCATTAACACAG GTGTCCCCGAGCTGGACCAGATCCTGACGGTGCTGCTGACCACGGAGATGTTCGTCGGGGGGACCATCGCCTTCGTTCTGGACAACACCATCCCAG GGACGCAGGAGGAGCGAGGGCTGGTGCAGTGGAAGGCAGGAGCGCACTCGGACAGCTCGAGCAGCGCCAGCCTGAGGAGCTACGACTTCCCCGTGGGCATGGGCGCGGTGCGGAGGAGCCGCTGGCTCAGGAGCGTGCCCATCTGCCCCGTGTTCACCGGGTTCCGCGCCCGCCCCGGCGGCAGCGGCACGGCGGCCGCAGCGGGCCCGGCCGGCGCGGACGGGGGCTCGGTGTGCACCAAGGTCTGA
- the SLC23A1 gene encoding solute carrier family 23 member 1 isoform X2: MGTRSGELAQPQNGNLALAPAGSPHTPGKELPAAGGDPGAGTRPPRPEVDMLYRIEDVPPWYLCILLGFQHYLTCFSGTIAVPFLLAESLCVGKDQLTVSYLIGTIFTCVGITTLIQTTVGIRLPLFQASALAFLVPAKSILALEKWRCPPEEEIYGNWSLPLNTSHIWQPRMREIQGAIMVSSLVEVVIGLLGLPGALLSYIGPLTVTPTVSLIGLSVFQAAGDRAGSHWGISVLTIFLIVLFAQYLRQVAIYVPGYRRGHGFVLLRVQIFKMFPIILAIMLVWLICYVLTRTGVFPSRPEEYGYKARTDARGEILSVAPWFRVPYPCQWGLPTVTSAAVLGMFSATLAGIIESIGDYYSCARLAGAPPPPVHAINRGIFIEGISCIIAGLLGTGNGSTSSSPNIGVLGITKVGSRRVIQYGAGIMLLLGTIGKFTALFASLPDPVLGGMFCTLFGMITAVGLSNLQFVDMNSSRNLFVLGFAMFFGLTLPNYLDSHPGAINTGVPELDQILTVLLTTEMFVGGTIAFVLDNTIPGTQEERGLVQWKAGAHSDSSSSASLRSYDFPVGMGAVRRSRWLRSVPICPVFTGFRARPGGSGTAAAAGPAGADGGSVCTKV; the protein is encoded by the exons AATGGGAACTTGGCTCTGGCCCCCGCGGGCTCCCCGCACAcccctgggaaggagctgcctgcGGCGGGCGGG gACCCCGGGGCGGGCACCAGGCCCCCCCGGCCGGAGGTGGACATGCTCTACAGGATCGAGGACGTGCCCCCCTGGTACCTCTGCATCCTGCTCGGCTTCCAG CACTACCTGACCTGCTTCAGTGGCACCATCGCCGTCCCCTTCCTTCTGGCCGAGAGCCTGTGCGTGGGCAAGGACCAGCTCACCGTCAGCTACCTCATCGGCACCATCTTCACCTGCGTGGGCATCACCACCCTCATCCAGACCACCGTGGGCATCAG GCTGCCCCTCTTCCAGGCGAGCGCGCTGGCCTTCCTTGTCCCCGCCAAGTCCATCCTGGCGCTGGAGAAGTGGCGATGCCCACCTGAAG AGGAGATCTACGGCAACTGGTCACTGCCCCTCAACACGTCCCACATCTGGCAGCCCCGCATGCGAGAG ATCCAGGGGGCCATCATGGTGTCCAGCCTGGTGGAAGTGGTCATCgggctgctggggctccccGGGGCGCTGCTCAGCTACATCGGGCCGCTGACCGTCACCCCCACCGTGTCCCTCATCGGACTCTCCGTTTTCCAGGCGGCTGGAGACCGGGCTGGCTCCCACTGGGGCATCTCTGTGCT GACCATCTTCCTGATTGTCCTGTTTGCCCAATACCTGCGGCAGGTCGCCATCTACGTGCCCGGCTACCGGCGGGGCCACGGCTTTGTCCTGCTCCGCGTCCAGATCTTCAAGATGTTCCCG ATCATCCTGGCCATCATGCTGGTGTGGCTCATCTGCTACGTGCTGACCCGCACCGGAGTGTTCCCCAGCCGGCCCGAGGAGTACGGCTACAAGGCCAGGACCGACGCCCGCGGGGAGATCCTGTCCGTGGCACCCTGGTTCCGCGTCCCCTACCCCT GCCAGTGGGGGCTGCCCACGGTGACCTCAGCAGCCGTGCTGGGCATGTTCAGCGCCACGCTGGCGGGCATCATCGAGTCCATCGGGGACTACTACTCCTGTGCCCGGCTGGCAGgagcgccgccgccccccgtGCACGCCATTAACAG GGGTATTTTCATCGAGGGCATCTCCTGCATCATCGCGGGGCTCCTGGGAACCGGCAATGGCTCCACGTCCTCCAGCCCCAACATCGGCGTCCTGGGCATCACCAAG gtggggagcaggagggtgaTCCAGTACGGCGCCGGGatcatgctgctgctgggcaccaTCGGCAAATTCACGGCGCTCTTCGCCTCCCTGCCCGACCCCGTGCTCGGCGGGATGTTCTGCACCTTATTCG GAATGATCACGGCCGTCGGCCTCTCCAACCTGCAGTTCGTCGACATGAACTCCTCCCGAAACCTCTTCGTGCTGGGCTTTGCCATGTTTTTCGGGCTGACGCTGCCGAACTACCTGGATTCCCACCCCGGGGCCATTAACACAG GTGTCCCCGAGCTGGACCAGATCCTGACGGTGCTGCTGACCACGGAGATGTTCGTCGGGGGGACCATCGCCTTCGTTCTGGACAACACCATCCCAG GGACGCAGGAGGAGCGAGGGCTGGTGCAGTGGAAGGCAGGAGCGCACTCGGACAGCTCGAGCAGCGCCAGCCTGAGGAGCTACGACTTCCCCGTGGGCATGGGCGCGGTGCGGAGGAGCCGCTGGCTCAGGAGCGTGCCCATCTGCCCCGTGTTCACCGGGTTCCGCGCCCGCCCCGGCGGCAGCGGCACGGCGGCCGCAGCGGGCCCGGCCGGCGCGGACGGGGGCTCGGTGTGCACCAAGGTCTGA